The bacterium genomic interval CATCGACGAGATGATCCGCGCCTTCGCCGAGCGGCGGCATGTCATCGCCGAGGGCCTGCGCGCGATCGAGGGGGTGACGCTCGCCGAGCCGACGGGGGCTTTCTACGCCTTCCCGAACCTCAAGGCTTTTGGAGGCTCCGCCGAGGTGGCGGGGTATCTGCTCAACGAGCACGCCATTGCGACCGTGGGCGGGCACGTCTTCGGGGCGGGGGGCGAGGGCTACACCCGCATCGCGTACTCGTGCTCGACCGAGGAGTGCGAGCGCGGCGTCGAGCGCCTCGGCCAGGCGCTCGATCAGATGCGGAAGGCCGGCGCCTAGATTCATCTCCGAAAAAACAAAAAACCCCGGTCAGGCGGCCGGGGTTTTTTTGTGGCCGGGCGAAAGCCCGGGCAGCGGGCCAATTTACCCAGACGGAATGACAAGAAAACGAGCAAACGGACTGGCTATCAGGCCTACGCCCTTCCGTAGTCGTCTTCCTTGCGCTCGATGTCGTCCTCGCCGAAGTAGCTTCCGTGCTGGACCTCGATGAAGACGAAGGGCGCCGTGCCGGTGTTTTCGATGCGGTGCCAGGCCCCCTGGGGGATGTCCACCGACTCGCCCGGCCGGAGGGGGATCCGCTCTTCGCCCCGCGTCACAGTGGCCTCGCCCGAGACGGCGTGCCAGTGTTCGCCTCTTTTTTTGTGCCGCTGGAGGCTCAGCCGCTGGCCGGGCTTGACGATGATGCGCTTGACCTTGTGGTCGGCCTCATCGGAGAGGACGATATAGCGTCCCCAGGGCCGCTCGTCGGTTTCCTGTCCGCTCATATGCACCTCCCGCGCTGAAAAAACCGCCAACAGGCCTCATTCTACCCACGGGGCGCGAAAAACGAAATGCGGCGGTTCGATTCTTTGGCAGTGGGTCAGTTTGCTTGTTTTTCTTGTCATTCCGAGTGCCGGAGGCGCGAGGAATCTGCTTTTCCACAGCAGATTCCTCAGTCGCTGCGCTCCTTCGGAATGACACCACGGGTCCATTGTGCAAACTGACCCACGACCGATTCTTTGCAATTTTCCCCGCGCGCGGCGATATTCGGATACAGGGAGATTCGGCCCGTTCCCCTTGCCATGACAAAAAACCTGAAGCCAGGAGGCTGTGCGATGGCGGCATTTGCGGGCGTTTGCCGAAAATTTTTCCCGGCGGTTTTTGCCGTCGCGCTGGCTGTCTCTTTTCCTTCGCCCCTGGCCGCCGACAAGGGACATCCCCGCGGGCCCGCGCAGCCGAAAGGAAAAGCCGCTTCCCAAATGCCCGCGGGCGGACATGGGGATGGCGCCCCCGGCGGGGGCGGGCCCCCTCACGGCGGCGCCCCGCAGGGCATGAATCCGATGCAGGCCGAGGGCTTTCGTCTCGTCTCCGAGCTTCACTGCAACGCCTGCCACTACATCTCGAAGGAACTCGAGCACGGGGCGAGCCACGGCGGAGGCCACGGGGCCGTGGCCCCGAACATCGCCTTCCTGGGGGAGAAGTTCCTCCCGGAGTGGCTTTTCGATTTTCTCCAGATGCCCGATACGCTCCGGCCGTGGCTCAAGACGCGGATGCCGAACTACCATTTGAGCGAATTCGAGACGGTGGCCCTCGTGCGGCACATCGAGGCCGACCACAGGAGAGGGGAAGCGCCCCCCGAGGCGCCTCCCGGGGCCGCGGACGAAAAGGCGCTGATCGCGGCCGGGCGGAAGCTGGCCTCGAAGGATTATCTCGACTGCTTCAGCTGCCACTACCAGAGCGGCAAGAAGCCCTCCGGCAAGCCCGAGGCGCTGGCGCCCGATCTGGCGCTCGCCCGGGGGCGTCTGCGGCCGGAGTGGATCCGCCGGTGGATCCGGAATCCCTCCCGAATCCTTCCCGGCACGAAGATGCCCACTTTTTTTGAGGACAATGAATCGGGGCCCGAGGACATTCTCCGCGGCGACGAAGGGCTGCAGATTGAGGCCCTCGTCCGGTATGTCCTGGGCCTCGGCAAGAAGCGGCCGGTCGTGATTTCCTACGCCGGCGCGGAGAAGCGCTACCCCTCGGCCACGCGGGCGGCCGGCTTCCGGGTGATGAACGAGCTCAACTGCGCGGGGTGCCACGATGTGGGAACCATGCATGAGAGGATCGAGGCCGCCACCCCGCTCGCCTACGCGGGAAGCCGGTACTACATGCCCTGGGTGGCGGAATACCTCCAGCGCCCCCACCGCATTCGCAAGGGAGCGGCCCGGATGCCCGATTTCAGCTTGACGCCCAAAGAGGCGAAGGCGATTGCCCATTATCTGATGACGCTGGCCGATCCGCGCGTTCGCTCTGACCGGATGCCCCCTGCCGTTTCCCCCCAGCGCGCATCCCGGGGGAGAGCCCTTTTCGTGCGGCTGAAATGCGGGGCGTGCCACGTGGTGAATCCGAATGAAAAGAGCCAGGGGGCCGGCCGGCTCGACGGCCCCGGACTGGCGCGGGCGGGCCTTCGCCTTCAGCCGGAGCATCTGGTGCTCTGGCTCTCGGGGAAGGTGACAAAGAGCGGATCAAAGCTGGAGATGGATGCGCACCCGGCGGTTTCGAAGATGAAGCTGCCGATGGCGCAGCTCCGCGATCTGGCCGCCTACATCTCCTCGCTGCGCTGAGGCGGGCGCGGGCCGGTTTGCGCAATGGCCCAGCGGTGTCATTCCGAGGGAGCGCAGGGTGGGGCCCGCAGCGAGCGAGGAATCTGCTGTGCGAAAAGCAGATTCCTCGTGCCGGGCACCCCGGCGAATCGGAGATTCGCGGGAGGCCCCCCACCGGGAGGCCCCCACCGGGGGGTCCGCCTCGGGCGCTCGGAATGACAAGAAAAGCAAGCAAGCTTACCCATTACCGAATTTCCCCGCATCTTCTGCGCGGGTCTTTCCCCCCGCGTGTGCGAGAGTGGTCCCGCCGCCGAAAGAGGGGGCCAGTAAATATTGCGCATACGGCGCGAAATTTGAGAGCGGGGGGCGCGTGCGGGAGACTGCGCGATACGGCGGGTTTTTTGAGAGCGGGGGGCGCGTGCGGGATGCTGCGCGATACTGCGGGTTTTTTGCGCCGCGCCCTTGCCGGGGCCTCGCCCGGTCGAGGAGCCGGTTTGGAATTCGCCGCTAGGTGTTTTCCAGCCGGCGGAAGAGGTAGCCCGAAAGCCCCCCCAGGACGATCCAGAAGACGCCGGAGGTGAGGAGCGCCGCCCAGATGAAGGCGCGCATGAGGGCGGGCGGCGCGGCGCCGCCGTGCATCTCGGGCTGGGGCGCCCCGATGAGATGGGGAAAGACGATCAGCAAGACGCCCAGTGCGATCCAGAGCGGCCTGCGGATGAGGAGCGCGAGCGAGAGCCCCCCCGCCGTGAGAAGTGCGGTGAGCCACCACCAGAGCTGGCGGTCGGGCACAGTGGCGGCGGTCGTCCCCGGCAACTCGGGCGGCAGGCCCAGGGCGGGGGCGAGACTGAAGGCGGCGAAGCCCCCCAGCCCCCAGAGGATGCCGGTTTTCCAGTCGGCGCCGCCACGAAGGGCATAGGCCGCCACCAGAAGCAGGGCAAAGCCGATGGCGGCGGTGATGTTGGCCACGGCGGTGAGGGACAGGCGGCCGAAGGGCGAGGCTTCCCCTTCATCGCCCTTCGGCTTGACCGCGTCAGGGGCGGGGGTTTTGGGCGTTTCCGCTTTTTCGTAGGTTTCCGCTTCCTGGATGAGGGGCAGAACGCGGACGGACTGCGCCGCGGTCAAGAAGAGACCGGCGAGCAGTCCGGAGAG includes:
- a CDS encoding c-type cytochrome, which codes for MAAFAGVCRKFFPAVFAVALAVSFPSPLAADKGHPRGPAQPKGKAASQMPAGGHGDGAPGGGGPPHGGAPQGMNPMQAEGFRLVSELHCNACHYISKELEHGASHGGGHGAVAPNIAFLGEKFLPEWLFDFLQMPDTLRPWLKTRMPNYHLSEFETVALVRHIEADHRRGEAPPEAPPGAADEKALIAAGRKLASKDYLDCFSCHYQSGKKPSGKPEALAPDLALARGRLRPEWIRRWIRNPSRILPGTKMPTFFEDNESGPEDILRGDEGLQIEALVRYVLGLGKKRPVVISYAGAEKRYPSATRAAGFRVMNELNCAGCHDVGTMHERIEAATPLAYAGSRYYMPWVAEYLQRPHRIRKGAARMPDFSLTPKEAKAIAHYLMTLADPRVRSDRMPPAVSPQRASRGRALFVRLKCGACHVVNPNEKSQGAGRLDGPGLARAGLRLQPEHLVLWLSGKVTKSGSKLEMDAHPAVSKMKLPMAQLRDLAAYISSLR
- a CDS encoding phosphomannose isomerase type II C-terminal cupin domain encodes the protein MSGQETDERPWGRYIVLSDEADHKVKRIIVKPGQRLSLQRHKKRGEHWHAVSGEATVTRGEERIPLRPGESVDIPQGAWHRIENTGTAPFVFIEVQHGSYFGEDDIERKEDDYGRA
- a CDS encoding CbtA family protein, with the translated sequence MFRRIVFTAALSGLLAGLFLTAAQSVRVLPLIQEAETYEKAETPKTPAPDAVKPKGDEGEASPFGRLSLTAVANITAAIGFALLLVAAYALRGGADWKTGILWGLGGFAAFSLAPALGLPPELPGTTAATVPDRQLWWWLTALLTAGGLSLALLIRRPLWIALGVLLIVFPHLIGAPQPEMHGGAAPPALMRAFIWAALLTSGVFWIVLGGLSGYLFRRLENT